The DNA window TATTTCAAGCCGGGCTTAGCAGCAGTAATATTTATTGCAGGCATAACAGCACGGTTTACCAGCAGTACACGCGTCGCTATACTGCGCCTGCCTTTAGGTGTTATTACCCTGGTTTTAAACTCCCTTTTTTCATTTGCAGGAACTATAATGGTAACAGGCGAGGTATACTCCCAATCGGTATCTAATGGATCTCGACCGTTAAGGGTATAGTAGATCTTAGCGCCCGGTACAACTGACTTTGGTTCAAAAGTAAATTTGCTGCCAATAAGTATGGTGTCCAGCGTGGGCAATGCCGTTGGCACCCGGTAATTGTAACCCATATACTCTAAACGGTTAAAGTGTTTTGCAAGCCGCACGTTGGCAAAGTTGTCGTAGTTTTTATTGGCAGGTTTGCTCCATGCAACTTCTGCCAGGGCAAACAACCGCGGAAAGATCTGGTATTGCAGTTTAGCTACGGTAGGCACATATTCCGTCCATAAGTTACCTTGCGTGCCTATCACATATTTTTGCTCGTCTGGTGTAAGTTGTTTGGATACCGGATCATAGTCGTATGTTTCCTGCAGTACGGCATATCGGCCAAAAGATACCGGCTCCTGGGGAGAACCGCTCTGGTAATGGTCAAAGTAATTGCCCGTTGTCTGGGGTGTCATAATAACGTTATGGTGCTGGCGCGCGGCTGCAATACCACCTTCTTCGCCCTGCCAGCTCATCACGGTTGCATTTGGCGCGAGGCCGCCTTCCAAAATTTCATCCCACCCTATGATACTGCGTCCTTTGGAGTTAATGAACTTTTCCATCCGCTGGATAAAGTAACTTTGTACCTCTTTTTCATCTTTTAGGCCTTTTTCTTTCATCAGGCCCTGTACAAAGGCCGATTCTTTCCAGGGCTGCTTGTTGGCCTCATCGCCGCCTATATGAATGTATTTGCTCGGGAACAAATCCATCACCTCGGTAAGCACGCCTTCCAGGAAGGTGAAGGTTTCTTCGGTAGGGCAGTAAATGCCGTTAATACTGCGTGCCGGTGCTTTGGGGTCTGCAGGCTCACAACGTAATTCGGGGTAGGCTCTTAGCGCCGCGTCCGAGTGTGCGGGCATCTCAATTTCGGGAATTACATTTATGTAGCGCGCTGCTGCAAATTTTACTACATCGCGTATCTGCTCCTGTGTGTAAAAGCCGCCGTAGTTAAGGCTGTCCGGCCAATCGCGGTTGTTGCCGAACATGGTTTGCTGGCGAAAGCCGCCTACCTCGGTAAGCTTAGGATACTTTTTTATCTCAATGCGCCAACCCTGCCCATCCACCAGGTGCCAATGAAAATTGTTGAGCTTATAATACGCCATCATTTCTATCACTTTCTTCACCTGCGGTACAGTAAAGAAGTGGCGGGATACATCCAGCATCATACCGCGATAGCCAAATCTGGGGGAGTCTTCAATAGTTACACATGGTAATAGTTCTGCAGCAGACGGCTCTACCGGGAGCAACTGTAAAAGCGTTTGCACGCCATAGAACAACCCGGCGTTTTTACCGATGATAGTGATCTTTTTTGGAGTGATTGTAAGCTTGTAGCCTTCAGGGGGCAGCTTATCGGCACCAACAGTAGTAAGCACCAGTCCGGTACTTGCCTTGCTTTTTTTGTTGTATTTCGCTACTTTATTCTTGAAATGACGATTAGTTAAAAGATAATCTTTAAGAAACAGCACAGCTTTATCTTTTGGGTCATCGGCTTTAATCAGCGTTGATTCGTTTAACTTAAAATAACCAGCAGCCGGTATAACGGAGGCAGGCGCCGGGATAATGCCCATATAAGGGTCTGCCGGTGCCTGTGCTTTGGCTTGCCCTAAGAATAATGCACCCAGCAATATTAAGATTATACAGGAAAGTTTGTGGCGTTGAGAGATGTAGTAGTTCATTATAAAGTAAATGTGAGATAAGGCAAGTTAAAAATTATCCCTGCTAAAATGCGGCGGCTATGGTAACAATTAGTTGACAAGCTTATATTTACCGTTCATTAAATTTTTGTGATGGTTGATATTTGCTGCATAGGCCACATTACCCTCGATAAAATTGTCACCCCGCGCGCTGTAAGGCACATGGCCGGTGGCACTGCTTTTTACTTTTCGCATGCTATGCGGCACATGAATATAAACTACAGCCTTGTAACGGCACTTGCAGAGAGTGAAATGCAGAGTGTTGCAGACCTCCGCGAGTTGGGGATATCTGTAAAAGCGTTGCCCAGCAAGCATACCGTTTACTTTGAGAACATATATGGCGATAACCAGGATAACCGCACCCAGCGGGTTTTGCAGGTTGCTGATGCGTTTAGCGTAGAGTCTCTGAAGGATGTTGAAGCGACGATATTTCATCTTGGCCCGCTATTGGCGCATGATGTACCAACCAGCCTGATAAAGGACTTGTTTGGCCGGGGCAATGTGTCTGTTGATGCACAGGGCTATTTGCGTGAGGTGGTAGACAAACAAGTTAAGGCGATTGACTGGGCCGATAAGCGTGCGGCGTTGCAATATGTAGATATCCTGAAAGTAAATGAGCATGAACTGGAGGTACTGACAGGTAACGCCGACATCCGTGAAGGAGCTAAGATACTGGCTGAGTGGGGCGTAAAAGAGGTGGTAGTTACCCTTGGCAGCATGGGTTCGGTAATTTATGCGGACAGCGTGTTTTACGATATTCCACCGTATACGCCTACCGAGGTTGTAGATGCTACAGGTTGCGGCGACACCTATATGGCTGGTTACCTTTACCGCCGAGTTAAAGGTGATGATATTGCAGATGCCGGAAGGTTCGCGTCGGCAATGGCAGCCTTAAAGATTGAGAATGCCGGACCGTTTAGTGGCACAGAAGATGACGTTCGCGCGATCATGGCAAAGTAGCCAAACCCTTATCTTG is part of the Mucilaginibacter terrenus genome and encodes:
- a CDS encoding family 20 glycosylhydrolase, coding for MNYYISQRHKLSCIILILLGALFLGQAKAQAPADPYMGIIPAPASVIPAAGYFKLNESTLIKADDPKDKAVLFLKDYLLTNRHFKNKVAKYNKKSKASTGLVLTTVGADKLPPEGYKLTITPKKITIIGKNAGLFYGVQTLLQLLPVEPSAAELLPCVTIEDSPRFGYRGMMLDVSRHFFTVPQVKKVIEMMAYYKLNNFHWHLVDGQGWRIEIKKYPKLTEVGGFRQQTMFGNNRDWPDSLNYGGFYTQEQIRDVVKFAAARYINVIPEIEMPAHSDAALRAYPELRCEPADPKAPARSINGIYCPTEETFTFLEGVLTEVMDLFPSKYIHIGGDEANKQPWKESAFVQGLMKEKGLKDEKEVQSYFIQRMEKFINSKGRSIIGWDEILEGGLAPNATVMSWQGEEGGIAAARQHHNVIMTPQTTGNYFDHYQSGSPQEPVSFGRYAVLQETYDYDPVSKQLTPDEQKYVIGTQGNLWTEYVPTVAKLQYQIFPRLFALAEVAWSKPANKNYDNFANVRLAKHFNRLEYMGYNYRVPTALPTLDTILIGSKFTFEPKSVVPGAKIYYTLNGRDPLDTDWEYTSPVTIIVPANEKREFKTRVITPKGRRSIATRVLLVNRAVMPAINITAAKPGLKYKLVKGRFTSPDQLDYVLLTDSATTPQLNSEAFKKDTPYFGVVYNGFINIDQDGSYNFGQASYTDTQVFVDGEKITEAESVLPLAKGLHKMQVKYIYSTPVQVPGQYRVRQTPLKIYVTAPGGTKEELQAESLFY
- a CDS encoding PfkB family carbohydrate kinase, giving the protein MVDICCIGHITLDKIVTPRAVRHMAGGTAFYFSHAMRHMNINYSLVTALAESEMQSVADLRELGISVKALPSKHTVYFENIYGDNQDNRTQRVLQVADAFSVESLKDVEATIFHLGPLLAHDVPTSLIKDLFGRGNVSVDAQGYLREVVDKQVKAIDWADKRAALQYVDILKVNEHELEVLTGNADIREGAKILAEWGVKEVVVTLGSMGSVIYADSVFYDIPPYTPTEVVDATGCGDTYMAGYLYRRVKGDDIADAGRFASAMAALKIENAGPFSGTEDDVRAIMAK